The following proteins come from a genomic window of Pyxidicoccus sp. MSG2:
- a CDS encoding lipocalin-like domain-containing protein: MSGGRGLVIGTAVVLVGLAVAVVIVTRESAPPPLPGSGTLTVSGALGGSDTSVAGYARAVEPRAFQFPEDHGPHPEFRTEWWYWTGNLETEDGRAFGYQFTLFRSALAPEVPQRASAWGARQVYLGHFTVSDVAGGRFHASERFSRSALELAGASAKPFKVWLEDWEAASVGEATWPVRLHAETDEVALELLLEPGKPPVLQGDRGLSQKGPERGNASYYYSMTRMPSRGTVRVDGRTYEVKGESWMDREWSTSALGADQVGWDWFSLQLSDGSELMYYQLRRKDGTSDRFSSGTWVPPPGAASSEPVRVSREDVRIEVLDTWKSPRSGGQYPSRWRLRVEKLGLDVTVTPKLADQELPVSVLYWEGAVGLEGTREGKPLTGRGYVELTGYADTHAPRRAGTHARGTPEAEAAASSPVK, translated from the coding sequence ATGAGCGGCGGCCGAGGGCTCGTCATCGGGACGGCGGTGGTGCTGGTGGGACTGGCGGTGGCCGTGGTCATCGTCACGCGCGAGTCGGCACCGCCACCGCTGCCGGGCAGTGGGACGCTCACGGTGAGCGGAGCACTGGGCGGGAGCGACACGAGCGTGGCGGGCTACGCACGCGCGGTGGAGCCCCGCGCGTTCCAGTTCCCCGAGGACCACGGCCCGCACCCGGAGTTCCGCACCGAGTGGTGGTACTGGACGGGCAACCTGGAGACGGAGGACGGGCGCGCCTTCGGCTACCAGTTCACTTTGTTCCGCAGCGCGCTGGCCCCTGAGGTCCCACAGCGCGCGTCCGCGTGGGGCGCGCGGCAGGTGTACCTGGGGCACTTCACCGTCTCGGACGTGGCGGGCGGGCGGTTCCATGCCTCGGAGCGCTTCAGCCGCTCCGCGCTGGAACTCGCTGGAGCGAGCGCAAAGCCCTTCAAGGTGTGGCTGGAAGACTGGGAGGCCGCCAGCGTGGGCGAGGCCACGTGGCCCGTGCGACTGCACGCGGAGACGGATGAAGTCGCGCTGGAGCTGCTGCTGGAGCCGGGCAAGCCGCCGGTGCTCCAGGGAGACAGGGGCCTGAGCCAGAAGGGGCCGGAGCGGGGCAACGCGTCCTACTACTACTCGATGACGCGCATGCCCTCGCGGGGCACGGTGCGGGTGGACGGGCGGACGTACGAGGTGAAGGGCGAGAGCTGGATGGACCGCGAGTGGAGCACCAGCGCGCTCGGCGCGGACCAGGTGGGCTGGGACTGGTTCTCGCTGCAGCTCTCCGACGGAAGCGAGCTGATGTACTACCAGCTCCGCCGCAAGGACGGCACATCGGACCGGTTCAGCTCGGGCACGTGGGTGCCTCCGCCGGGCGCGGCGTCGAGCGAGCCGGTACGGGTGTCGCGCGAGGACGTGCGAATCGAAGTGCTGGACACGTGGAAGAGCCCGCGCAGCGGAGGCCAGTACCCGTCACGCTGGCGGCTGCGTGTGGAGAAGTTGGGGCTGGATGTCACGGTGACGCCGAAGCTGGCGGACCAGGAGCTGCCCGTCAGCGTGCTGTATTGGGAAGGCGCGGTGGGCCTGGAGGGCACGCGTGAAGGGAAGCCACTCACGGGCCGTGGCTACGTGGAGCTGACGGGGTACGCGGACACGCATGCCCCGCGGCGCGCTGGGACACACGCGCGCGGGACACCGGAAGCAGAGGCCGCCGCGAGCAGCCCGGTGAAGTAA
- a CDS encoding EH signature domain-containing protein — protein sequence MGLDSLLDKLIERQRVFAAGLGTFQDETERGMHALSRSLEEAQRHLDEREPLRLQRARESIDVTSLMSRVKSRDFASLSRRERRAVPSLWREVGLEGMRWFLKESPESALRLVRQRLRDWSLAEDERMQLEWARLAAGSLSAARTSRWVLPLPVESVLGRRGPELLATRWAEDSLLQVVEKLRAAGMRAGMAYVGHVVAAHLRQGREAQQEGTVSLAFLLDDARGRPWLPLSSSAGDTLQAPLEARVEVVAAALEYRAQGACSEEVRARLSDRLVSGDSDFGDPRLTTLTQAWAKVQEHSPDAFRAFLSGLIQQDLQFFFERAMDEEDRRDFWLRYLGSIRSTTCWLEPDAYDELRRRLDALPPEQQAAFKRAKKFARERVSAFCLYFEHYVVVEFSTVGHASFVYGHADFERKLKGHRVVCARDLSDGLDGRFHTRRLVHGQNWERRFAQTLLELRIEADRRGRSPRR from the coding sequence ATGGGATTGGACTCGCTGTTGGACAAGCTCATTGAGCGTCAGCGCGTCTTCGCGGCCGGGCTCGGGACGTTCCAGGATGAAACGGAGCGCGGGATGCATGCGCTGTCGCGGAGCCTGGAGGAGGCCCAGCGCCACCTGGACGAGCGTGAGCCGCTGCGTCTCCAGCGCGCCAGGGAGTCCATCGACGTGACCTCCCTGATGAGCCGGGTGAAGAGTCGCGACTTCGCCAGCCTGTCCCGCCGTGAGCGGCGCGCGGTCCCCTCGCTCTGGAGGGAGGTGGGGCTGGAGGGGATGCGCTGGTTCCTGAAGGAGAGCCCGGAGAGCGCGCTCCGCCTGGTGAGACAGCGCCTCCGTGATTGGAGCCTCGCCGAGGACGAGCGGATGCAGCTCGAATGGGCGCGGTTGGCGGCGGGGTCCCTGTCCGCCGCGCGGACGTCGCGATGGGTGCTGCCCCTGCCCGTGGAGAGCGTGCTCGGACGGCGCGGCCCGGAGCTTCTGGCCACACGCTGGGCGGAGGACTCGCTGCTTCAGGTTGTCGAGAAGCTCAGGGCCGCCGGGATGCGTGCGGGGATGGCCTACGTCGGCCACGTCGTGGCGGCGCACCTGCGACAGGGCCGGGAGGCCCAGCAGGAAGGCACGGTCAGCTTGGCGTTCCTCCTGGACGATGCACGGGGGCGGCCCTGGCTCCCGCTGTCATCCTCGGCGGGCGACACGCTTCAGGCTCCGCTGGAGGCCCGGGTCGAGGTGGTTGCCGCAGCCCTGGAATACCGGGCCCAAGGGGCATGCAGCGAGGAGGTCCGAGCCCGACTCTCGGACAGGCTCGTTTCGGGCGATTCTGATTTTGGAGACCCGCGACTCACCACGCTGACGCAAGCCTGGGCCAAAGTGCAGGAGCACTCACCCGACGCCTTCCGCGCCTTCCTCTCCGGGCTCATCCAGCAGGACCTCCAGTTCTTCTTCGAGCGGGCCATGGACGAGGAGGACCGGAGGGACTTCTGGCTGCGCTATCTCGGCTCCATCCGCTCGACGACGTGCTGGCTGGAGCCTGACGCCTACGACGAGCTGCGCCGACGTCTGGATGCGCTGCCCCCCGAGCAGCAGGCGGCCTTCAAGCGGGCGAAGAAGTTCGCCAGGGAGCGGGTCAGTGCCTTCTGTCTCTATTTCGAGCACTACGTGGTGGTCGAGTTCTCCACCGTCGGCCACGCGTCCTTCGTGTACGGCCATGCGGACTTCGAGCGAAAGCTGAAGGGCCATCGGGTGGTGTGTGCCAGGGACCTGAGTGATGGCCTTGATGGCAGGTTCCACACCCGCCGACTGGTGCACGGCCAGAATTGGGAGAGGCGGTTTGCCCAGACACTCCTGGAGCTCCGCATCGAAGCGGACCGGCGTGGAAGAAGCCCTCGGCGCTGA
- a CDS encoding DEAD/DEAH box helicase encodes MPPRRWFIDSDELRIDLSNLPRELASRVALREDEWKSRGWRDERHARFSMSQWVALGRPVEGGADEDERTSLQEEWVTLQHLLMDLLDLDRQDVRCEVVGSPGGAGARYRIRVEGEPIPEAPSALPWFIAPEEGVAHPLTPTAAWACTEARLATHASRYEQLARVAKLRNGLDETCRLLTGRLHFKPEGYLQRFEPQPVARVGLRWARDENNARAVSLQPYAVRPDGTHLPLPLESVQPSGIAGNDPNRPLVLPEGATEVLERLRPLQHRLSGDVAREFADPSRLIPEGRNADQFLDLSEYSERVVGFEVLRGRQPAERSEGSGLDWFVSVDDKSGAFSLELQVEPADGSGANTLRVSSRDDALDLLKRNDAALKLGDGAPVSFKGVQFPASEALANQLRTALKLPEAPTDEAPGSGQGPKKGGRIGAIVGEPGAAVPASVDAFEEQRVPLSRLAEVLRPGVALKPHQDEGLGWLWRHAASGSPGVLLADDMGLGKTLQVACFLTLRMLETQGPRRPHLVVCPTILLDNWRVELERFFKDDIWPETYILHGAGVQAVSRDGALNTAFLERQDLILTNYETLGANQRSLLKMDFDVVVFDEAHNLKNPDTLRSRAARALKRSFAIALTGTPVENELADLWAIYDAIQSRAPRVFDTRKDFREKCQGEGGIRSLRETLGYPGSRCTLLRREKAEALKDLPPKVARQDSVEMTPFQAEQERLISAQVPKRGALWALAALQKLYQHPALLDDSRSLGSRTALEESPKTRLCLTLLEQIAQRGSGTGAEKALVFVLSRAMQDLLAQLIGERFGLRRVPIINGDPENRRLALTHIGEFSRASGFQVLLLSPLAAGAGLNIVAANHVIHYGRWWNPAKEDQATDRAHRIGQTRPVHVYYPLLHRPGEPDAGFDMRLHELVEGKRSVAREFLSPLPDDASQYSTVFQKA; translated from the coding sequence TTGCCTCCCCGTCGCTGGTTCATCGATTCGGATGAGCTGCGCATCGACCTGAGCAACCTTCCGCGCGAGCTCGCCTCACGTGTCGCGCTCCGCGAGGATGAGTGGAAGTCCCGAGGGTGGCGCGATGAGCGCCACGCGCGCTTCTCTATGAGCCAGTGGGTAGCGCTTGGCCGGCCCGTGGAGGGCGGCGCGGACGAAGATGAGCGCACCAGCCTCCAAGAGGAGTGGGTCACCCTCCAGCACCTGTTGATGGACCTGCTGGACCTGGACCGCCAGGACGTGCGTTGCGAGGTGGTGGGCAGTCCCGGTGGTGCGGGCGCCAGGTACCGCATCCGGGTGGAGGGCGAACCGATTCCCGAGGCCCCGTCAGCCCTGCCCTGGTTCATCGCCCCGGAGGAGGGCGTCGCGCATCCGCTGACCCCGACGGCGGCCTGGGCATGCACCGAGGCTCGCCTCGCAACGCATGCCTCACGGTACGAGCAGCTTGCCCGGGTAGCGAAGCTGAGGAATGGGCTGGACGAGACCTGCCGGTTGCTCACGGGGAGGCTGCACTTCAAGCCCGAGGGCTACCTCCAGCGGTTCGAGCCGCAACCTGTCGCCCGGGTAGGGCTGCGCTGGGCGCGTGACGAAAACAACGCGAGGGCTGTCTCCCTCCAGCCTTACGCCGTCAGACCGGATGGAACGCACCTGCCGCTGCCGCTTGAGAGCGTCCAGCCCAGTGGAATCGCTGGCAATGACCCCAACCGCCCCCTGGTGCTCCCTGAGGGGGCCACCGAGGTGCTGGAGCGCCTGCGTCCCTTGCAGCACAGGCTCTCTGGGGATGTCGCGCGGGAGTTCGCCGACCCGTCGCGCCTCATTCCCGAAGGTCGGAACGCGGACCAGTTCCTGGACCTCTCGGAGTACTCGGAGCGTGTGGTCGGCTTCGAGGTGCTGCGGGGGCGACAGCCCGCCGAGCGTTCGGAGGGCTCGGGGCTGGATTGGTTCGTCTCAGTGGACGACAAGAGCGGCGCATTCTCGCTGGAGCTCCAGGTGGAGCCCGCGGATGGGAGTGGCGCGAACACCCTCCGGGTGTCCTCAAGGGACGACGCCCTGGATTTGCTGAAGCGCAATGACGCCGCGCTCAAGCTGGGCGACGGGGCCCCTGTTTCCTTCAAGGGCGTTCAGTTCCCTGCGAGCGAGGCACTGGCCAACCAGCTCCGTACCGCGCTCAAATTGCCCGAGGCGCCGACAGACGAGGCCCCAGGGAGCGGCCAGGGCCCCAAGAAGGGTGGCCGGATAGGCGCCATCGTTGGGGAGCCTGGTGCCGCGGTACCTGCTTCCGTGGATGCTTTCGAGGAGCAGCGAGTCCCCCTGTCGCGCCTTGCAGAGGTCTTGCGCCCGGGAGTGGCGCTCAAGCCGCACCAGGATGAGGGGCTCGGGTGGCTGTGGCGCCATGCCGCGTCCGGTTCTCCTGGTGTCCTCCTCGCCGACGACATGGGCCTGGGCAAGACGTTGCAGGTCGCATGCTTCCTGACGCTGCGGATGCTGGAGACGCAGGGCCCCCGTCGCCCCCACCTCGTCGTCTGCCCGACCATCCTGCTCGACAACTGGCGGGTGGAACTGGAGCGCTTCTTCAAGGATGACATCTGGCCGGAGACCTACATCCTCCACGGCGCTGGCGTGCAGGCGGTGTCTCGCGACGGAGCGCTGAACACCGCCTTCCTGGAGCGGCAGGACCTCATCCTGACGAACTACGAGACACTGGGGGCCAACCAGCGCTCGCTCCTGAAGATGGACTTCGACGTCGTCGTATTCGACGAGGCCCACAACCTCAAGAACCCCGACACGCTGCGCTCGCGCGCGGCTCGCGCACTCAAGCGCTCCTTCGCCATTGCGTTGACGGGCACCCCCGTGGAGAACGAGCTGGCCGACCTCTGGGCCATCTACGACGCCATCCAGAGCCGTGCGCCCCGTGTCTTCGACACCCGGAAAGACTTCCGTGAGAAGTGCCAGGGGGAAGGCGGGATTCGGTCGCTCCGCGAGACGCTGGGCTACCCCGGCTCGCGCTGCACGCTGCTCCGCCGGGAGAAGGCGGAGGCGCTCAAGGACCTGCCTCCCAAGGTGGCGCGGCAGGACTCCGTGGAGATGACACCCTTCCAGGCCGAGCAGGAGCGGCTCATCTCCGCGCAGGTGCCGAAGCGCGGCGCGCTGTGGGCTCTGGCCGCGCTCCAGAAGCTCTACCAGCACCCGGCGCTCCTCGACGACTCACGGAGCCTGGGCTCCAGGACCGCGCTGGAGGAGAGCCCCAAGACACGGCTGTGCCTGACGCTGCTCGAACAGATTGCGCAGCGTGGCTCAGGGACTGGCGCCGAGAAAGCCCTGGTGTTCGTCCTCTCCCGCGCCATGCAGGACCTGCTCGCCCAGCTCATCGGTGAGCGCTTCGGCCTCCGGCGGGTTCCCATCATCAACGGGGATCCGGAGAACCGCAGGTTGGCGCTGACGCACATCGGCGAGTTCTCCCGTGCCAGTGGCTTCCAGGTCCTCCTGCTGAGTCCGCTGGCAGCGGGGGCGGGGCTCAACATCGTGGCGGCCAACCACGTCATCCACTACGGGCGCTGGTGGAATCCGGCGAAGGAGGACCAAGCCACGGACCGGGCGCACCGCATCGGTCAGACGCGTCCCGTCCACGTCTACTACCCGTTGCTGCACCGCCCGGGGGAACCAGACGCGGGCTTCGACATGCGGCTGCACGAACTCGTGGAAGGGAAGCGCTCCGTGGCCCGGGAGTTCCTGTCGCCGCTTCCGGATGACGCCAGCCAGTATTCAACCGTGTTCCAGAAAGCTTGA
- a CDS encoding FtsX-like permease family protein, which produces MKGLLVRSSLRHLGGHPWLTALSLLGIALGVAVVVSIDLASDSALRAFERSTDAVAGRATHQLVGAGSQGVDERVYRDLRLRRDAPVSAPVVEGHVQAAVGDKRTLTVLGVDPFAESPFREYAKGEAVGDVGVLLTEPGTVLLSARAARALGVPAGGELPVRVEGQDKRLRVSALLEPSDPDTARALEALVLTDVSTAQEVLGKVGRLTRVDLRMRDDAEAKRLEATLPTGTELVRASARAGTVEQMTRAFRTNLTALSLLALVVGMFLIYNTMTFSVVQRRGLLGRLRAIGITRSELFALVLGEAAVLGAVGTVAGLLLGVLLARGLVGLVTQTFNDLYFVVSVRGLALEPFTLAKGLLLGLGATVLAALVPAWEAARSPPVTTMRRSTVEDVSRGRAPRLALLGLGVLAAGTALLAWPTQALLPAYGGLFSVLLGAALLVPWVTERLSVAAAAPLGLAFGLMGRMAARSVRTSLSRTAVALAALMVAVATTVGVGLMVSSFRGTVVSWLDTSLQADVFISPPSLVARRGTATLVPGLDERLRSTPGVAASSTIRVTTTRADGVPTDLVAIDFSRTQTRPYRFKQGDAASVWRELEATPDAILVSEPFSFHRHVDVGSTVQLATDKGPHDFTVVGVYFDYGSDVGTMLMPRTTYERWYDDRGVSGVALYAAPGQDVDALVASVRERAGDTQALLVRANRSLRQASMEVFDRTFTITQVLRLLAIGVAFVGVLSALMSLQLERARELAVLRATGLTPGQLWGLVSLQTGLLGLLAGLFSVPLGVALAYVLVHVINQRSFGWTLQLAVTPVTLVQAVLLALVASALAGLYPAWKMARANPALALREE; this is translated from the coding sequence ATGAAGGGGCTGCTGGTCCGCTCCAGCCTGCGCCACCTGGGCGGCCACCCGTGGCTGACGGCACTGTCGCTCCTGGGGATTGCGTTGGGCGTGGCGGTGGTGGTGTCCATCGACCTGGCGAGCGACAGCGCACTGCGCGCCTTCGAGCGCTCCACGGACGCGGTGGCCGGCCGGGCCACGCACCAGCTCGTGGGCGCCGGCTCCCAGGGCGTGGACGAGCGCGTGTACCGGGACCTGCGCCTGCGCCGCGACGCGCCAGTGTCCGCGCCGGTGGTGGAGGGCCACGTGCAGGCGGCGGTGGGCGACAAGCGCACGCTCACCGTGTTGGGCGTGGACCCGTTCGCGGAAAGCCCCTTCCGCGAGTACGCGAAGGGCGAGGCCGTGGGCGACGTGGGCGTGCTGCTCACCGAGCCGGGCACGGTGCTGCTGAGCGCCCGGGCCGCGCGGGCGCTGGGCGTCCCCGCCGGCGGCGAATTGCCGGTACGCGTGGAAGGCCAGGACAAGCGGCTGCGCGTGTCGGCGCTGCTGGAGCCGTCGGACCCGGACACCGCGCGGGCGCTGGAGGCGCTGGTGCTCACGGACGTGTCCACCGCGCAGGAAGTGCTCGGGAAGGTGGGGCGGCTGACGCGCGTGGACCTGCGGATGCGGGACGACGCGGAGGCGAAGCGGCTGGAGGCGACGCTCCCCACGGGCACGGAGTTGGTGCGCGCCTCCGCGCGGGCGGGCACGGTGGAGCAGATGACGCGGGCCTTCCGCACCAACCTCACCGCGCTGTCGCTTCTGGCGCTCGTGGTGGGGATGTTCCTCATCTACAACACGATGACCTTCTCCGTGGTGCAGCGGCGCGGGCTGCTGGGACGGCTGCGCGCGATTGGCATCACCCGGAGCGAGCTCTTCGCGCTGGTGCTGGGCGAGGCGGCGGTGCTCGGCGCCGTGGGCACGGTGGCGGGCCTGCTGCTCGGCGTGCTGCTGGCGCGCGGGCTGGTGGGGCTCGTCACGCAGACGTTCAATGACCTGTACTTCGTGGTGAGCGTGCGCGGGCTGGCGCTGGAGCCCTTCACGCTGGCCAAGGGCCTGCTGCTGGGCCTGGGCGCCACGGTGCTGGCGGCGCTGGTGCCCGCGTGGGAGGCGGCGCGCTCCCCGCCGGTGACGACGATGCGGCGCTCCACGGTGGAGGACGTGTCGCGCGGCCGCGCGCCCAGGCTGGCACTGCTGGGCCTGGGGGTTTTGGCCGCGGGCACGGCGCTGCTGGCGTGGCCCACGCAGGCGCTGCTGCCGGCGTATGGGGGCCTCTTCTCCGTGCTGCTGGGCGCGGCGCTGCTGGTGCCGTGGGTGACGGAGCGGCTGTCGGTGGCCGCCGCGGCGCCGCTGGGCCTGGCCTTCGGGTTGATGGGACGCATGGCGGCGCGCAGCGTGCGCACCAGCCTCAGTCGCACGGCGGTGGCGCTGGCGGCGCTGATGGTGGCGGTGGCCACCACGGTGGGCGTGGGCCTCATGGTGTCCAGCTTCCGTGGCACGGTGGTGTCGTGGCTGGACACGTCGCTGCAGGCGGACGTGTTCATCTCCCCACCGTCGCTGGTGGCACGGCGTGGAACCGCCACGCTGGTGCCGGGGCTGGACGAGCGTCTGCGCTCCACGCCGGGCGTCGCCGCGAGCAGCACCATTCGCGTGACGACGACGCGCGCGGACGGCGTGCCCACGGACCTGGTGGCCATCGACTTCTCGCGGACGCAGACCCGGCCCTATCGCTTCAAGCAGGGAGACGCGGCCTCGGTGTGGCGCGAGCTGGAGGCGACACCGGACGCCATCCTCGTCTCCGAGCCCTTCAGCTTCCACCGCCACGTGGACGTGGGCAGCACGGTGCAACTGGCCACCGATAAAGGGCCGCACGACTTCACCGTGGTGGGCGTGTACTTCGACTACGGCTCGGACGTGGGGACGATGCTGATGCCGCGCACCACGTACGAGCGCTGGTACGACGACCGGGGCGTGAGCGGCGTCGCGCTGTACGCCGCGCCAGGACAGGACGTGGATGCACTGGTGGCCTCGGTGCGCGAGCGGGCCGGGGACACGCAGGCGCTGCTGGTGCGCGCCAACCGCTCGCTGCGACAGGCTTCCATGGAGGTGTTCGACCGCACCTTCACGATTACGCAGGTGCTCCGGCTGCTGGCCATCGGCGTGGCCTTCGTGGGCGTGCTGAGCGCGCTGATGTCGCTGCAACTGGAGCGGGCCCGGGAGCTGGCGGTGCTGCGCGCCACCGGGCTGACGCCGGGACAACTCTGGGGCCTGGTGTCCCTGCAGACGGGCCTCCTGGGGCTGCTCGCGGGGCTGTTCTCCGTGCCGCTCGGCGTGGCGCTGGCGTACGTGCTGGTGCATGTCATCAACCAGCGCTCCTTCGGGTGGACGCTACAGCTCGCGGTGACGCCGGTGACGTTGGTGCAGGCGGTGCTGCTGGCGCTGGTGGCGTCGGCACTGGCCGGGCTGTACCCGGCGTGGAAGATGGCGCGCGCCAACCCCGCGCTCGCGCTGCGGGAGGAGTGA